Genomic window (Bacteroidales bacterium):
GACCATCTGTCCACACTGAAAAATCTGAATTATTACAACATGGGTAGAAATGTGGTATTTTGGGTGAAGATTCCTTTTAAAGCAGGATTATAAGACTTCTTCATGAGTCCGGATCGTAAAAGCCTTACCTGAGAAGTACTTCAATTAATGTTTTCTACAGATAACCTGGTTCGATGAGCCAGGTTTCTGTTTATAGGCCCTCGTTGGTTCGGTCAACATCCTCTGAGGATCATGTCGATATCCTCTGAGGGTCTCCGGATATCTTTAAGGGGTATCTCTTATACCTCATAGGATGGTTAGTGAACACCTTTTTTGGCTATCTTACTATCCTCCGGGAGTCTCATGATATTCCCAAAAGATATTTATTGGGCTTTTCCGGGCCTTTTCTATAACCTTTTGAGATACTGGACGGTCATCAGAGGACCCTTGAACCCTCCTCGGAGGACCCCTAAACCATCATCCAGGGAGTACTCAACCCTCCTTTGAGGACCCTCGAACCTTCCTTTGAGGATCCTCGCACCCTCCTCAGAGGTCCCCCCTAAACCATCATCCAGGGAGTATCGGACCCTCCTCAGAGGTCCCCTGAACTAGTGCCTGATACTTTCGGAAAGTTCCGAAACCCTGTTTCATGTTTAAAACTCTCGGATGGATGACAATAAATGAAAACCATAACAAACAAAGATCAATATCATTCAACTCCCCTCCGCAGCTTTTCAGGTTTTGCTCCCGCAGAATGCGGGACCAACTTCTTCCTCAAACCTCAACCCCTTTCTAACAACCCAATGACCCTTGCATTCTTCTGCCAACTGAGGCATTTGGTTTGCCAACTGCCAACTATTTTACTAAATCTTATGTCCTTAAATTTCATTCTACAATATAGTAAACTGCCAACTTTTTCTCAACTCCCGTCAAACCTTCAAACAATCAAACTCTTGTCAAACAACTTAATGACCATAAATGACAATTGAATGACCACCGAATGACTATTGAATATCTCTGCCAACTTTAGCTTTCAGGGGTTGCCAACTGCCAATTGCCAACTGCCAACTTTTTCACTCCTGTCAAACCCTCAAACAATCAAACTCTTTGTCGAACGTTCAAACATTCAAACTTTAGATGTATTCCATCGTAACCTCTTTGAGAAACTTCTCTTCCAGCGTATTGGCAATCCTTTTTACCACCGTTCTGCGGATTTCAAGTTCTACAGGCAGATTGGGATCCTGATGGGCCTCGTTGATCCGTGTTCCAATAACAAAATGGATGTTATCGCTGTCTTTCAGGAGTCTGACAATTTGATCGGCAGGGCCTTTCTTCAGGACATAATTGCTGTTGTAGTGTTTTAAAATATCGGCTACCTTGCTGAGCGTTAAGATGCCCTCGGTAACAAGGTCCACTCCTTCCATATAGGATACAGGAGGAAGGTCGGGGTCTTCAAATTCAAAGCTGTCTTCAATTTCCGTATTGAGCTCCCGGGCAATGATATCGCCGGTGGTGGCCCCCATAATGATTTTGCTTCCCTCAAAGGTTTTGACTGTATTGGCGAGTCTTTTGTCATTACCGGATTCGAAAGGAGGTCCGGTACAGATAAGCAGTCTCCTGGGTTCTCTGAAATAAACGGCGCAGCAAGAGGTGTCGTCTTTGGCGTAGTAACCGTCGTTTTGATAGGCCATGTTCACAATTTTGGTGGAGAGTTTGTTGGCAGAAATGTCGGGATTATTATATACCAGTCTTTTGACAAACTCCTGAAAGTTTTCATGTCCCCAGCCGAATGGATATTTATCTGTTCCAAGCCCAGCTTGAACTATGCCATCGGATCCCACAATGATGCGGTCTTCTTTTTTGGGTTCAAAACTGCAGCTTCTTAGTTCTTTGCCTCTGTTTTCTTCACTTTCCAGAACAATCTTTTCCCATTTGGGCTTGTAAATTTTATGACCCCGCAAGATAATGGCTTTGGGATTGTCGTATTCCAGAATGGTTGCTTTTCCGTTGTAGTAATCTATATCTATAATGGTAAAGGTGGCATAACTGATCTTTCTGGTTTTATCCACGGGCAGGGTGTTCATGATGATTTCCGCAATGGTTTGAACGTCCTTGTGCTCCTTTGTGAAATTGAGCGCCATGGTGGAGGTAAGCGTAGCCAGCATGTTGGCTTTCACTCCATGGCCCAGGCCATCAGAAAGCACAAGAATCAGCCTGTTTTCCTCCTTGTATTTTTCGGATAGAAAAACATCCCCACAGATCCTTTCTTCTTCATGGTTCTTTTGCTTGACCTCGACTTCTATATGGAAATCATTGCTCATTGGAACTATCGTCTTTCTTTTCTTGTTTTTCCGAATCCCCTGGATTTTGAGGTTTTATCGATTTTTCGGACCGATAAAATTCGATGATGGAGTTGAGCATCTGCTCTGTTTCCGAAGCACCCTCACCCAGCAGATATCCAATTTTCTGTACCATCTCCAGGTTTTTGTCAATCACTTCAGTGACCCTTTTTATTACTTGTTCTTTCCGTATCTCCGGCGCATACATATCCCTTAACACCGCTCCCACGATTTTTCCCTTTTTGATATTGAATATAGAAAGGTTCAACAGTTTTTCTTCCAGGTAAATGTCTCTGTTTACTATATTTTGCTGATTTTCCAGTACGTGGGAAAAAAGGGTGAGGATGTTATGGGGAAGCAGGGATTTCAGATCGGCGCCAATAAGGCCGGGAATGACTTCATTGATGGCCTGGGCTTCATCTCCCAGATGATCAACGAAGGTTTTGTTGGATTGTACTACTTTCAGGTTTTGGTCAATGATCACCACCGCGGAGGGCAGTTTTTGAAGCATTGCGTTGATGGTTTCCGATGCTTCTTTGGCGGCCTGTTTTTCCTTGCGCGCTTTTTGCTCGGATTCTTTCAGTGCTTTTTGGGTTTGGGCCAGCTTTTCATTTGTGGTCCGGAGGGCTTTATTGTACTCGTTGCGGTTTCTTAAGGTATAGCTCAGGCACATCTCGGTTTTGGCCAGGCCTTTCGATACGGCGATGGCAAAATCTCTGCATGAAGGATAACCACAGGCACTGCAACCTACATTGCTTTGGTTGTTGTCTTTTCCGATGGCTTTCAGTACTTCCTGGATCTTCTCCTCGGAGGGGGCTTCGAGGCGCTGATCATCGGCCTGAAAACCCCTGGAAAAGTCCAGGTTGATATACTGGGCTATTTCTTCTTCCCAGGCTTTTTTATCGAAGGTTTCCAGCCTCTTATTGGCATAGTCGATTACCCGGGATCTCCGGTTATATTTTTTGCCTCCCGGTGATGTTCCTGGTCCCATCAGACATCCTTCGCAGAAAAACAGATTAAAATGGTGCTTGATCTGATTGATCCCTTCTTCAAACTGGTTGATTGCATTGATGGAATTGACTTTGCCCGAACCGTTGATGACAGTTCCCGTTAGCAGATCCTCACTGATTCCTGCGGCCTGAAACAACCCATTGCTAATGGGAAACAAGGAGCCTTTGTATCCGATGGGGGGATCAAAATCGGAGTATTCCATTTTGCTTTCCTGGATGTTGTATTCATCGAATAATTCCCTTAGCTCTACGAAAGTGAGCACAGCATCTATTTTTCCGTCGTCGTTGCTGTGCCGTTTGGCTTCCTCTTTTGAATCTATGCACGGGCCTAAATATACCACATTGATCTGATCCCCGTATTTTTTCCTTACTACTTTGGCTGTGGCTATAGAAGGGGAAACCAGTGGAGCCAGATTATTGATCAGTTCCGGATGGTATTTTTCCACATGGGAGACTACGGCCGGACAATTTGATGTTATGTAATATTTGCCCTTAAAATTGTCGAAAAGTTCCTTGTATTTAAGTGCGATCAGATCAGCACCAAAGGTTACTTCGTTCACATAATCAAAGCCCAGTTGCCTGATCATCTGTACAAACCTACGGTAATCGGCAATATCATCAAATTCTCCTGATATGCTGGGAGCTACAATGGCCACCGTCGGTTCATCCGATTGAAGCAAATCTTTGGCCCGCTGTTTTGAGTCCCGGTAAATAATGGCATCCTGGGGGCAAACTCCTACACAGTGCCCGCATCCTATACATCTTTCGGGAATGATTCTTGCATAATCCGTGTTGACTTTGACCTCTATGGCATTCACCGGACATTCCCTCACACAGGAATAACTCAGGTCACATTTGTCTTTGATGATTTGTATTAAAGACATAATTAATTAAAGATATTTGTGGAAAATTTCATCCAATATATACAACAGTCGGTCGGATGTGATACCGCTGAAAATTTTGCCTTCAAATTTCAGGTTTGGCCCATCCTGACACTTATCCATACAGTGACAACCGCGAAAATATACTTTATCTTCCAGTTGATGTTCTTTGATGTAATTTTTAATAATGTTTACCGCATCTTTGTTTCCCCTTGAGAAACAAGCACTCCCTAAACAGATAATTAACTCCTTCCTGTTGCCTTTTTGGTTCTTATCATTCATAATGAATAAAAGTAAAAATCAAAATTTGAATCCAAGTCCTGTTTTTTTATTTAAACTGAATACAAATTGAAATCTCTCATGAATTGCTCTGCAATAAAATGATTGCAAACTTATTTTATACTATAACCTTTGTTTGTTTTCTTTATTGTTAATAAAATAACATTGTTTATGAAATAACAATTAAATTTTGTAATTTTGACTCACATATAAAGGGGTTAAAATCTGAGCTGTTACAATAAAAATTCAATTTAATGGACAGGGACAAATTAAAAAAAATACTGGAAAGATATCCCTTTGTGGAACGGGAAAATTTGATCCCCATTTTGCAGGATATTCAGTATGAGCAGGGTTATCTTACCGAGGAAGCGGTGAAGGAGGTTGGAAATTATCTGGAGCTTCCCGCAAGCAAAATATATAGTGTGGCGACTTTCTACAGTAAGTTTCAGTTTCAGCCCAGGGGAAAATTTCATATCAAGTTGTGCAGCGGAACCTCCTGTCATATTAAAGGAGCCGCCAGGCTGGAGAAGAAGGTATATAACCTGTTGAATATTATGGACGGCGAAACTTCCCGGGATGGAATGTTTAGTCTTGAAATTGTGACTTGCATGGGGGGATGTAGTTTGGGACCTGTAATGGCCTTAAATAACCGCTATTTTACGGAGGTTACTGAAGATAAGCTTGAAGAGATCATTGAAGATTACAAAGAAAATGAAGAATAGACTTTATGGCGAGTTTTGAAGAAAATACCAGTCAATATAGCCTCATCCAAACCGTTTTGGAAGGGAATGCAGGGGATATGGACGAGAAGGAAAGAGAGGCGGTGGACCATATCAAAGGCGATAAGGTTACACAGCCGGTTATTTCCTTATCTTACAATACCGCAAGTATTGTTGCAGGAGCAGATGAAACTTTTAATGCAATCCGCGATTACCTGGAAGAAAGGGATATCGATGCCCGTTTGAATGTGATTGGCTCATTGGGACTGATTACTGCAGAACCCCTTATGGATGTTCAGTTGCCAGGCAAAGCCCGGGTAACCTTCAGTAACGTTTTTCCTGAGAAAGTTAGCGATATTCTTGATGCAGTCTTCAACAACATCATCCCCAAAGAGTATGTATTGGGTCAGCATCCCACTGATCTGCATGAACCCTGGGAAAACATTGCCTATGTAAATGAGCTGCCATTTTTCCAGACCCAGAAACGACTTATTCTGAAGAATTGCGGCAGAATCAATCCCGGTTCGATAGATGAATATGTTGTCCACGGAGGTTACCGGAGTTTTTTAATGGCTATTCGCAACTATACACCGGAAGAAGTATGTACTTTGGTAGAAGACAGCGGA
Coding sequences:
- a CDS encoding (2Fe-2S) ferredoxin domain-containing protein: MNDKNQKGNRKELIICLGSACFSRGNKDAVNIIKNYIKEHQLEDKVYFRGCHCMDKCQDGPNLKFEGKIFSGITSDRLLYILDEIFHKYL
- the nuoE gene encoding NADH-quinone oxidoreductase subunit NuoE; this translates as MDRDKLKKILERYPFVERENLIPILQDIQYEQGYLTEEAVKEVGNYLELPASKIYSVATFYSKFQFQPRGKFHIKLCSGTSCHIKGAARLEKKVYNLLNIMDGETSRDGMFSLEIVTCMGGCSLGPVMALNNRYFTEVTEDKLEEIIEDYKENEE
- a CDS encoding 4Fe-4S dicluster domain-containing protein codes for the protein MSLIQIIKDKCDLSYSCVRECPVNAIEVKVNTDYARIIPERCIGCGHCVGVCPQDAIIYRDSKQRAKDLLQSDEPTVAIVAPSISGEFDDIADYRRFVQMIRQLGFDYVNEVTFGADLIALKYKELFDNFKGKYYITSNCPAVVSHVEKYHPELINNLAPLVSPSIATAKVVRKKYGDQINVVYLGPCIDSKEEAKRHSNDDGKIDAVLTFVELRELFDEYNIQESKMEYSDFDPPIGYKGSLFPISNGLFQAAGISEDLLTGTVINGSGKVNSINAINQFEEGINQIKHHFNLFFCEGCLMGPGTSPGGKKYNRRSRVIDYANKRLETFDKKAWEEEIAQYINLDFSRGFQADDQRLEAPSEEKIQEVLKAIGKDNNQSNVGCSACGYPSCRDFAIAVSKGLAKTEMCLSYTLRNRNEYNKALRTTNEKLAQTQKALKESEQKARKEKQAAKEASETINAMLQKLPSAVVIIDQNLKVVQSNKTFVDHLGDEAQAINEVIPGLIGADLKSLLPHNILTLFSHVLENQQNIVNRDIYLEEKLLNLSIFNIKKGKIVGAVLRDMYAPEIRKEQVIKRVTEVIDKNLEMVQKIGYLLGEGASETEQMLNSIIEFYRSEKSIKPQNPGDSEKQEKKDDSSNEQ
- a CDS encoding SpoIIE family protein phosphatase — protein: MSNDFHIEVEVKQKNHEEERICGDVFLSEKYKEENRLILVLSDGLGHGVKANMLATLTSTMALNFTKEHKDVQTIAEIIMNTLPVDKTRKISYATFTIIDIDYYNGKATILEYDNPKAIILRGHKIYKPKWEKIVLESEENRGKELRSCSFEPKKEDRIIVGSDGIVQAGLGTDKYPFGWGHENFQEFVKRLVYNNPDISANKLSTKIVNMAYQNDGYYAKDDTSCCAVYFREPRRLLICTGPPFESGNDKRLANTVKTFEGSKIIMGATTGDIIARELNTEIEDSFEFEDPDLPPVSYMEGVDLVTEGILTLSKVADILKHYNSNYVLKKGPADQIVRLLKDSDNIHFVIGTRINEAHQDPNLPVELEIRRTVVKRIANTLEEKFLKEVTMEYI